The Eriocheir sinensis breed Jianghai 21 chromosome 4, ASM2467909v1, whole genome shotgun sequence genome has a segment encoding these proteins:
- the LOC126982272 gene encoding uncharacterized protein LOC126982272 — protein sequence MPPARQREPRDGNHRTKGPARVSLPITGTRDERRVSAASAGKALTTTPACTSTSNTLPGLHLQHSPPLQPPPPPPTPSPACTSTSNTLPGLHLHLQHPPRPAPPPPTPSTACTSSIHHLSTRVAAHAPAITFNLWTATKKTPKIQLLAILPL from the exons ATGCC ACCTGCGAGGCAGCGGGAGCCAAGGGACGGAAACCATAGGACCAAGGGGCCGGCTCGTGTGTCCCTTCCCATCACAGGCACGAGGGACGAGAGGAGAGTGAGTGCAGCCAGTGCCGGGAAGG CACTCACCACCACTCCAGcctgcacctccacctccaacaccctCCCCGGCCTGCACCTCCAGCACTCACCACCTCTccagcctccacctccacctccaacaccctCCCCGGcctgcacctccacctccaaTACCCTCCCCGGcctgcacctccacctccaacaccctCCCCGGcctgcacctccacctccaacaccctCCACAGCCTGCACCTCCAGCATTCACCACCTCTCCACCAGGGTCGCCGCACATGCTCCCGCCATCACCTTTAACCT ATGGACAGCAACCAAGAAAACGCCAAAGATTCAGCTCCTCGCCATTTTACCACTttag